Proteins from one uncultured Cohaesibacter sp. genomic window:
- a CDS encoding FeoC-like transcriptional regulator produces MILSDVNRYLRERGRANTSDIATHFGVAPEAVEGMLQMLEARGRVRALPAETSPCGSSCCNCSISKCSSQMWETMQRH; encoded by the coding sequence ATGATTCTGTCAGACGTCAATCGCTATCTCCGCGAACGGGGAAGAGCCAACACCTCCGATATTGCCACGCATTTTGGTGTGGCGCCGGAGGCTGTTGAAGGCATGTTGCAAATGCTTGAAGCCAGAGGTCGGGTGCGAGCCCTTCCTGCGGAAACCTCCCCATGCGGCAGCAGCTGCTGCAATTGCTCCATCAGCAAATGCTCCAGTCAGATGTGGGAAACGATGCAGCGGCACTAG
- the pheT gene encoding phenylalanine--tRNA ligase subunit beta, with translation MKFTLSWLKDYLETDASLEEILDKLTIIGLEVEEVIDKAADLKDFTVAYVEEAEQHPDADRLRVCKVNTGKEVLQIVCGAPNARAGIKVVLAQNGSVIPANGMKLKPTVIRGVESNGMMCSEREMGMSDEHNGIIELPEDAPIGEPFAPVLGLDDPVIDIAITPNRGDALGVYGVARDLAGAGIGTLKEHHPKDVAGSFDSPINVTLKEEGDNPICPVFTGVYIKGVKNGPSPEWLQRRLLAIGLRPINALVDITNYISYDRGRPLHVYDADKVAGDIHVRLGKPGEKMVALDGKEYEIEAGEDICVIADDNGPVGFGGIMGGEGTGSQPETTNVFVECAWFDPIKTARAGRALGIQSDARYRFERTCDPAFVIPGGHLAAQMVMDLCGGEPSKMVVAGEAPVEDKIIDFPLSEVKRLAGLDVPELEIKTVLKRLGFWVSGASDHVKVAVPTFRPDVHGKADIVEEVARIVGVDRVPNAALPRLNAVTQPPLTERQKRIRNARRQLAARGMVEAVTWSFVDKKLAEMFGGGKPELALTNPISAELSDMRPSLLPGLLLAAQRNVDRGFDDLAMFEVGQIFLGDKPDEQFTHATGIRRGAVQIVGNGRHWRDPAKAADVFDVRADALAVLEAMGMDSSKLQIVAGGPDWYHPGRSGKIQLGPKVVLGTFGELHPKVLDELKVDGPVCAFEITIEAAPEPKKKAAKSRAALQLSDLQPLSRDFAFVVAHEVTAATVLKAAASADKKLITDVNLFDVYEGEHMEPGKKSIAFEVTLQPKDKTLTDEDLEAISKKIVAAVAKATGGELRG, from the coding sequence ATGAAATTCACACTCTCCTGGTTGAAGGATTATCTCGAGACCGACGCGTCTCTGGAAGAAATTCTCGACAAGCTCACCATCATCGGCCTTGAGGTCGAGGAAGTCATCGACAAGGCCGCAGATCTAAAGGATTTCACCGTCGCCTATGTCGAGGAAGCCGAGCAGCATCCAGATGCAGACCGCCTGCGTGTCTGCAAGGTCAACACTGGTAAGGAAGTGCTCCAGATCGTCTGTGGCGCGCCTAATGCCCGCGCTGGCATCAAGGTTGTTCTGGCCCAGAACGGCTCTGTCATTCCGGCCAACGGCATGAAATTGAAGCCGACCGTCATCCGTGGGGTCGAATCCAACGGCATGATGTGTTCCGAACGCGAAATGGGCATGTCCGACGAGCATAACGGCATCATCGAGCTGCCGGAAGATGCGCCGATCGGCGAACCTTTCGCTCCGGTTCTCGGCCTTGATGATCCTGTTATCGACATTGCCATCACGCCAAACCGTGGTGACGCGCTTGGTGTTTATGGTGTGGCCCGCGATCTTGCCGGTGCCGGCATCGGGACGCTCAAGGAGCATCATCCCAAGGACGTGGCTGGCAGCTTCGATAGCCCGATCAATGTGACGCTGAAAGAAGAGGGCGACAATCCGATCTGTCCTGTCTTCACCGGCGTTTACATCAAGGGTGTCAAGAATGGCCCCAGCCCGGAATGGCTGCAGCGTCGCCTCTTGGCCATCGGCCTTCGGCCGATCAACGCGCTGGTCGACATCACCAACTATATTTCCTACGACCGTGGTCGCCCGCTGCATGTCTATGATGCAGACAAGGTGGCAGGCGACATCCATGTGCGCCTTGGCAAGCCTGGCGAAAAGATGGTTGCCCTCGATGGCAAGGAATATGAAATCGAGGCAGGCGAAGATATCTGCGTAATCGCTGACGACAATGGCCCTGTCGGCTTTGGTGGTATCATGGGCGGTGAGGGCACTGGGTCCCAGCCGGAAACCACCAATGTCTTCGTGGAATGCGCATGGTTTGACCCGATCAAGACGGCGCGTGCCGGTCGCGCGCTGGGCATCCAGTCCGACGCACGTTATCGCTTCGAGCGCACCTGCGATCCGGCCTTCGTCATTCCCGGTGGCCATCTGGCTGCCCAGATGGTGATGGACCTGTGTGGTGGTGAGCCTTCGAAAATGGTTGTTGCCGGTGAAGCGCCTGTCGAAGACAAGATCATCGACTTCCCGCTTTCCGAGGTGAAACGTCTGGCTGGTCTTGATGTGCCGGAGCTGGAAATCAAGACCGTGCTCAAGCGTCTCGGCTTCTGGGTATCGGGTGCCAGCGATCATGTGAAAGTTGCTGTGCCAACCTTCCGTCCTGACGTGCATGGCAAGGCGGACATCGTGGAAGAAGTGGCCCGCATTGTTGGCGTGGACCGCGTACCGAACGCTGCGCTGCCGCGCCTTAACGCAGTCACTCAGCCACCTTTGACCGAACGCCAGAAACGCATTCGCAATGCCCGCCGCCAGCTTGCTGCCCGCGGTATGGTGGAAGCGGTTACCTGGTCTTTCGTGGACAAGAAACTGGCTGAAATGTTCGGTGGTGGCAAACCGGAGTTGGCTCTGACCAATCCGATTTCTGCTGAGCTGTCCGATATGCGCCCGAGCCTTCTGCCCGGCCTGTTGCTGGCTGCTCAGCGCAACGTTGACCGTGGCTTTGATGATTTGGCCATGTTCGAGGTTGGCCAGATCTTCCTTGGCGACAAGCCTGATGAACAGTTCACCCATGCCACCGGCATTCGCCGTGGTGCGGTCCAGATTGTCGGCAATGGCCGTCATTGGCGCGATCCGGCCAAGGCTGCTGACGTCTTTGACGTGCGGGCAGACGCTCTGGCCGTTCTGGAAGCCATGGGTATGGACAGCTCCAAGCTGCAGATCGTGGCAGGCGGTCCGGACTGGTACCATCCGGGACGCTCCGGCAAGATCCAGCTCGGCCCGAAAGTGGTTCTCGGCACCTTTGGTGAATTGCATCCGAAGGTTCTCGATGAATTGAAGGTGGACGGTCCTGTCTGTGCCTTCGAAATCACCATCGAAGCTGCTCCGGAACCCAAGAAGAAAGCAGCAAAGTCCCGTGCGGCTCTGCAACTTTCCGACCTGCAGCCACTCAGCCGCGACTTTGCCTTTGTCGTGGCCCATGAAGTGACCGCAGCAACGGTTCTAAAGGCAGCCGCCAGCGCCGACAAGAAGCTGATCACTGACGTCAATCTGTTCGACGTCTATGAAGGGGAACATATGGAGCCGGGCAAGAAGTCCATTGCCTTCGAAGTGACCCTGCAGCCGAAAGACAAGACGCTGACAGATGAAGATCTCGAAGCGATCTCCAAGAAGATCGTCGCAGCTGTTGCCAAGGCAACCGGCGGCGAACTGCGCGGCTGA
- a CDS encoding ASCH domain-containing protein: MHEIVDSYAMGDSPELADELLALVLEGKKTASCDSLQLMQKDNIPMPKVGDKYLLLDGRQKPAAVIETVEVTIRRFDEIDEAFARAEGEGDLSYEYWRQGHKEYFTRNGGFSEDMKLVCERFRLCEVLDR, translated from the coding sequence ATGCATGAAATTGTTGATTCCTATGCCATGGGCGACTCGCCCGAACTGGCCGATGAATTGTTGGCTCTGGTTCTTGAGGGCAAGAAAACCGCGTCTTGCGACTCACTGCAATTGATGCAGAAGGACAATATTCCCATGCCTAAGGTGGGGGACAAATATCTCCTGCTCGATGGACGCCAGAAGCCCGCTGCCGTGATTGAAACCGTAGAGGTTACGATTCGCCGTTTTGATGAGATAGATGAGGCCTTCGCGCGCGCAGAAGGAGAGGGCGATCTTTCCTACGAATATTGGCGTCAGGGCCATAAGGAATATTTCACCCGCAATGGCGGCTTTTCCGAAGACATGAAGCTGGTGTGCGAACGCTTCCGTCTGTGCGAAGTGCTGGATCGCTAG
- the pheS gene encoding phenylalanine--tRNA ligase subunit alpha gives MSELKSLEQEITAAIEAATDEPALEEVRVSALGKKGKISELMKTLGKMSPEERKEMGPALNGLKGRVGDAIAARKEILKDQALNERLKSETVDVTLPTRMGSPFEGRVHPIAQVTDELTAIFADMGFAVAEGPDIEEDFYNFTALNFPPDHPARLEHDTFFLPVDAEGNQKVLRTHTSPVQIRTMTSQEPPIRVICPGRTYRCDSDQTHTPMFHQVEGLVIEEGIHMGHLKWTLEEFCKAFFEVDSVKMRFRASHFPFTEPSMEVDIGCQRVGNELRIGEGDDWLEILGCGMVHPNVLRNCDLDPDRYTGFAFGMGIDRIAMLKYGMPDLRAFFNGDKRWLDHYGFRPLDIPSLVGGLSS, from the coding sequence ATGTCGGAACTCAAATCACTCGAGCAGGAGATCACCGCCGCTATTGAAGCGGCAACTGATGAGCCTGCACTGGAAGAAGTCCGCGTCTCGGCTCTTGGCAAAAAGGGCAAGATCTCGGAGCTGATGAAAACACTGGGCAAGATGAGCCCGGAAGAACGCAAGGAAATGGGCCCGGCGCTGAATGGCCTCAAGGGGCGCGTTGGTGACGCGATTGCAGCGCGCAAGGAGATCCTCAAGGATCAGGCGCTCAACGAACGCCTCAAGAGCGAAACCGTTGATGTGACCCTGCCCACCCGCATGGGATCGCCATTCGAAGGCCGCGTTCACCCGATTGCGCAGGTAACCGACGAACTGACTGCAATCTTTGCCGATATGGGCTTTGCTGTTGCGGAAGGGCCGGACATCGAAGAAGATTTCTACAACTTCACCGCGCTCAACTTCCCGCCCGATCATCCGGCCCGTCTGGAGCATGACACCTTCTTCCTTCCGGTTGATGCCGAAGGCAACCAGAAGGTTCTGCGCACCCACACCTCTCCGGTTCAGATCCGCACGATGACCAGCCAGGAACCGCCGATCCGCGTGATCTGCCCGGGCCGCACCTATCGTTGCGACAGTGACCAGACCCACACCCCGATGTTCCATCAGGTGGAAGGCCTCGTCATTGAAGAAGGCATCCATATGGGGCACCTCAAATGGACTCTGGAAGAATTCTGCAAGGCCTTCTTTGAGGTGGACAGCGTCAAGATGCGCTTCCGTGCTTCGCACTTCCCCTTCACCGAGCCATCCATGGAAGTGGATATCGGCTGCCAGCGCGTGGGCAACGAACTGCGCATCGGCGAGGGCGACGACTGGCTCGAAATTCTCGGCTGTGGCATGGTGCATCCGAATGTGCTGCGCAACTGTGATCTTGATCCGGACCGCTACACCGGCTTCGCCTTCGGCATGGGCATCGACCGCATCGCCATGCTGAAATATGGCATGCCTGATCTGCGGGCCTTCTTCAATGGCGACAAGCGCTGGCTCGATCATTACGGTTTCCGTCCCCTTGACATTCCTTCTCTGGTAGGAGGGCTCTCCTCATGA
- a CDS encoding winged helix-turn-helix transcriptional regulator: protein MPRKSSKLDRIDLHILDELQKNARITNKALSEIVGLSPSPCLQRVKRLEDIGLISGYLGLINLEALCRHVTVIATITIRDHDHSIFSTFEKAIAELPDVVECLKMSGSFDYLVRFVCTDIQRYHAVTEDLLVQVGGKMQIASHVVLDQTKQYHGVDLEELVHG, encoded by the coding sequence GTGCCGCGCAAAAGCTCCAAGCTCGATCGAATTGATCTGCATATTCTGGATGAGCTTCAGAAAAACGCCCGTATTACAAACAAGGCTCTCTCGGAGATCGTGGGACTGTCACCCAGCCCCTGTCTGCAGCGGGTCAAGCGGCTGGAAGATATCGGCCTGATCAGTGGCTATCTAGGCCTGATCAACCTTGAAGCTCTGTGCCGCCATGTTACCGTGATTGCGACAATCACGATACGAGATCACGATCACTCCATTTTCTCGACATTCGAGAAGGCCATTGCCGAACTGCCCGATGTTGTCGAATGCCTCAAGATGAGCGGGTCATTTGATTATCTGGTGCGGTTTGTCTGCACCGACATCCAGCGCTATCACGCCGTGACCGAAGACCTGCTTGTACAGGTGGGTGGCAAGATGCAGATCGCTAGTCATGTTGTTTTAGACCAAACCAAACAATATCACGGCGTCGATCTTGAAGAACTCGTACATGGATAA
- a CDS encoding FeoA family protein produces MIATLNDLTTGDHGRIAKLDVANRAYKQQLMAMGLTRGAEFTVMRIAPLGDPIEIKVRGSALSLRKSDTIGVQIETDDR; encoded by the coding sequence ATGATTGCTACTCTTAATGATCTCACGACTGGAGATCATGGTCGTATCGCCAAGCTGGATGTAGCCAACCGAGCGTATAAACAGCAATTGATGGCCATGGGCCTGACCCGCGGAGCCGAATTCACGGTTATGCGCATTGCGCCTCTTGGTGATCCAATCGAAATCAAAGTGCGCGGCAGTGCTCTGTCCTTGCGCAAATCCGACACCATTGGTGTCCAGATCGAGACAGACGACCGCTAG
- a CDS encoding nucleotidyltransferase family protein: protein MDSPFVVRKGKESEALNEEQRQALLVRFIREDSQLMDILEGLRALDLPDWRLVSGALYQTVWNRLTGRPQGHGIKDYDVAYFDPSDRSWDAEDAVIKRVDEALPAWKGRIEVRNQARVHLWYREKFGGAYPELTGTDESLENYMCTTHAVAVRLEADDTLSVAAPFGLTDIFALTIRPCHKLESNRKHYAQKARRMSRLWPELKILHWETGEPVRPERLD from the coding sequence ATGGATAGTCCATTTGTGGTGCGCAAAGGCAAAGAGTCCGAAGCGTTGAATGAAGAGCAGAGACAGGCTCTGCTTGTGCGCTTCATCCGCGAAGACAGCCAACTGATGGACATCCTTGAGGGGCTCCGCGCGCTGGATCTGCCCGATTGGCGGTTGGTCTCGGGGGCTCTCTATCAAACAGTGTGGAATCGCCTCACAGGCCGACCACAGGGCCATGGCATCAAGGACTATGACGTTGCCTATTTTGATCCCTCGGACCGCTCCTGGGACGCTGAGGACGCTGTTATCAAACGGGTGGACGAGGCACTACCAGCGTGGAAGGGGCGCATCGAGGTGCGCAATCAGGCGCGTGTACATTTGTGGTATCGTGAGAAATTTGGCGGGGCCTATCCGGAGCTGACGGGCACCGATGAAAGCCTTGAGAATTACATGTGCACCACCCATGCTGTCGCCGTTCGGCTGGAGGCGGATGACACCCTCTCCGTAGCCGCCCCCTTCGGTCTGACGGATATCTTCGCGCTGACAATCCGTCCTTGCCACAAGCTTGAAAGCAACAGAAAGCACTATGCTCAAAAGGCGAGACGCATGTCTCGCCTTTGGCCTGAACTGAAAATCCTGCATTGGGAAACTGGCGAACCGGTGCGCCCGGAGCGGCTTGATTGA
- a CDS encoding TRAP transporter substrate-binding protein produces the protein MRKGGSLDRRSVLTGLAVGGAATLASPAVVKASESIVWKMPMSWPKQLPGVGINGVRFAERVGKMSGGRLTIKVFGAGELVPPLEVFDAVSSGAAEIGHATSYYWQGKDPSFHFYTGVPFGLTQIEHAAWLRFGGGQELWERAYDPFNVIPFYAGASGTQAGGWFAKELKSLDDLKGLKMRIAGLGGEVMRRLGVSVIMLPATDIFTSLQNGTIDAAEWVGPWNDLAFGLYKVAPHYYMPAFHEPGAGLEIIVNKDKFMELPEDLKAIVKEAAQSTALETMADYQYHNAMSLRPLLAKEGVQMHKVPEDLMMAMAKESKGVLEEVADSSPLAGEIYDSFLKYRDIASEYIMNAEWEIVRMRAMAIEKGLI, from the coding sequence ATGAGAAAAGGTGGATCACTGGATCGCCGTTCGGTTCTGACCGGGCTTGCGGTCGGTGGCGCAGCAACGTTGGCCAGCCCGGCCGTCGTCAAGGCCAGCGAGTCGATCGTCTGGAAAATGCCCATGTCCTGGCCCAAACAGTTGCCAGGGGTCGGCATCAATGGTGTGCGCTTTGCCGAGCGTGTTGGCAAGATGTCTGGCGGCCGCCTAACGATCAAGGTGTTTGGCGCTGGTGAACTTGTGCCCCCTCTTGAAGTGTTCGATGCTGTTTCCAGTGGAGCAGCAGAGATCGGCCACGCTACCTCCTATTACTGGCAGGGCAAGGATCCTTCTTTCCATTTCTATACCGGCGTTCCTTTCGGTCTCACCCAGATCGAGCATGCAGCATGGCTGCGCTTCGGCGGTGGTCAGGAGCTGTGGGAACGGGCCTACGATCCCTTCAACGTGATTCCCTTCTATGCCGGTGCGTCGGGTACGCAGGCTGGTGGCTGGTTTGCCAAGGAGCTCAAAAGCCTTGATGATCTGAAAGGTCTGAAGATGCGCATCGCCGGTCTTGGCGGCGAAGTCATGCGTCGCCTCGGGGTTTCAGTGATCATGCTGCCGGCAACGGATATTTTTACCTCTTTGCAAAACGGTACCATTGATGCGGCTGAATGGGTCGGTCCCTGGAACGATCTGGCCTTCGGTCTCTATAAGGTGGCTCCGCACTATTATATGCCGGCCTTCCATGAGCCTGGTGCTGGTCTCGAGATCATCGTCAACAAAGACAAGTTCATGGAACTGCCTGAGGACCTGAAGGCGATCGTCAAGGAGGCAGCCCAGTCTACAGCGCTCGAAACCATGGCAGATTACCAATATCACAATGCGATGTCCTTGCGCCCGCTGCTGGCTAAGGAAGGCGTCCAGATGCACAAGGTTCCCGAGGACCTGATGATGGCCATGGCCAAGGAATCAAAGGGCGTGCTTGAAGAGGTTGCAGATAGCTCCCCGTTGGCTGGTGAGATTTATGACAGCTTCCTGAAATATCGCGATATCGCCAGCGAATATATCATGAATGCCGAATGGGAAATCGTGCGCATGCGGGCGATGGCGATTGAAAAAGGCCTGATCTAG
- the feoB gene encoding Fe(2+) transporter permease subunit FeoB, translating to MTDIRIAFAGNPNCGKTTLFNALTGARQRVGNWPGVTIDRKEGHYTHNGQEVAIVDLPGTYSLDTTYSSGLDEAIARDYILDGEADLVVNIVDAANLERNLFLTSQLLDMRVPMIVALTKTGLARKEGIEIDTDALSKRLKIPVIAVDRKDRVNQGRLKDLVEQAAKAKTISDVAIDYDPELEVVLERLERKFSDLAKANGVHARWLAIKSLGGDGKALSFLDPGARTLLDHELHQIQEQNDEDADLLIADGRYGFANMLAQDAIRHIRQVPRTWTERIDSIALSRILGIPIFLLIMYFMFLLTINLASAFIDFFDILAGTVIVDGPAHWMASMGMPEWLIALLPNGIGVGIQTVATFVPVVAFLFLFLTFLEESGYMARAAFVVDRAMISIGLPGKSFVPMLLGFGCNVPAIMASRTLDNPRDRIVTALMAPFMSCGARLPVYALFAAAFFPTGGQNLVFLLYVIGILFAVFTGMVLKKAVFGGKALPFLMELPPYQLPSLSSALIRTWDRVKQFILGAGKVIVAVVFVLSILNSMGTDGSFGHDDSEHSVLANIGKSLTPVVEPLGITEANWPATVGLFTGVFAKEAVVGTLNSLYSQIDATSAELAAAEEEEFDFIGGVSEAFATIPANLADLASAFEDPLGMSVGDVSTLDSAAAELEVDNSTFAAMITRFDGKVGAFAYLLLILLYVPCVAAVGALFREIGRKWTLFGIGWTTMLGYCTSVFAYQAGTFARHPQSSMLWMISMVAVVAVVVALLHIISRNTPQGPGKLARSSV from the coding sequence ATGACAGATATCCGGATCGCTTTTGCAGGAAATCCTAACTGCGGCAAGACCACTCTCTTCAACGCCCTGACAGGCGCACGCCAACGCGTGGGCAACTGGCCCGGTGTTACGATTGACCGGAAAGAAGGGCATTACACCCACAATGGACAGGAAGTCGCCATTGTCGATCTGCCCGGTACCTACTCCCTCGATACGACCTATTCAAGCGGTCTGGATGAGGCCATCGCCCGTGACTATATTCTGGATGGCGAAGCAGATCTGGTCGTCAATATCGTTGACGCGGCCAATCTGGAACGCAACCTCTTCCTAACCTCCCAATTGCTCGATATGCGCGTACCGATGATCGTCGCCCTGACGAAAACAGGCCTCGCGCGCAAGGAAGGCATCGAGATCGATACGGACGCCTTGTCCAAGCGGCTCAAGATTCCGGTCATTGCTGTTGATCGCAAGGATCGCGTCAATCAGGGGCGCCTCAAGGATCTGGTCGAACAGGCAGCAAAAGCAAAAACCATCAGCGATGTCGCCATTGATTATGATCCGGAGCTGGAAGTGGTTCTGGAGCGTCTTGAAAGGAAATTTTCCGATCTGGCCAAGGCCAATGGCGTGCACGCCCGCTGGCTGGCCATCAAGTCACTCGGCGGAGATGGCAAGGCTCTGTCCTTTCTCGATCCGGGGGCCAGAACCCTTCTGGATCACGAACTGCACCAAATTCAGGAACAGAATGACGAAGACGCAGATCTTCTGATCGCGGATGGTCGCTATGGCTTTGCCAACATGCTGGCTCAGGATGCCATCCGCCATATTCGTCAGGTGCCGCGCACCTGGACTGAACGCATCGACAGCATTGCCCTTAGCCGTATTCTGGGCATTCCTATCTTCCTGCTGATCATGTATTTCATGTTCCTGTTGACCATCAATCTGGCAAGCGCCTTCATCGACTTTTTCGATATTCTGGCGGGCACGGTGATTGTTGACGGTCCGGCGCACTGGATGGCCAGCATGGGAATGCCGGAATGGCTCATTGCGCTGCTGCCAAACGGGATCGGCGTAGGTATCCAGACGGTTGCCACCTTTGTGCCCGTCGTGGCTTTTCTGTTTCTGTTTCTCACCTTCCTTGAGGAAAGCGGCTATATGGCCCGCGCTGCCTTTGTGGTTGACCGCGCGATGATTTCTATCGGCCTGCCGGGCAAGAGCTTTGTGCCGATGCTGCTCGGTTTCGGCTGCAACGTACCGGCCATCATGGCATCACGCACGCTTGATAATCCGCGCGACCGTATCGTCACAGCGCTAATGGCTCCCTTCATGTCCTGTGGTGCGCGCCTGCCGGTCTATGCCCTGTTCGCAGCGGCCTTTTTCCCGACAGGTGGACAGAATCTTGTCTTCCTGCTGTATGTTATCGGCATTCTCTTTGCGGTTTTCACCGGCATGGTGCTCAAGAAGGCCGTCTTTGGCGGCAAGGCGCTGCCATTCCTGATGGAGCTGCCGCCCTATCAACTGCCGAGCCTGTCTTCAGCGCTGATCCGCACATGGGATCGGGTGAAGCAATTCATACTCGGCGCAGGCAAGGTCATTGTCGCGGTGGTCTTCGTGCTTAGCATTCTTAATTCCATGGGCACGGACGGTAGCTTTGGTCATGACGACAGCGAGCATTCCGTACTGGCCAATATCGGCAAATCACTGACCCCAGTGGTCGAGCCTCTCGGGATCACCGAAGCCAACTGGCCAGCCACCGTCGGCCTCTTTACCGGCGTGTTTGCCAAGGAAGCCGTTGTGGGCACGCTCAACTCGCTTTATAGCCAGATTGACGCCACCAGCGCCGAGCTTGCTGCGGCCGAAGAAGAAGAATTCGACTTCATTGGCGGCGTTTCAGAGGCCTTCGCAACCATTCCCGCCAATCTGGCCGATCTGGCAAGCGCCTTTGAGGATCCGCTTGGCATGAGTGTTGGCGATGTTTCCACGCTGGACAGCGCTGCGGCCGAGCTGGAAGTCGACAACAGCACCTTCGCAGCAATGATCACGCGCTTTGACGGCAAGGTTGGGGCCTTCGCCTATCTGCTTCTCATTCTGCTCTATGTGCCTTGCGTGGCAGCCGTTGGCGCCCTGTTCCGCGAGATCGGGCGCAAATGGACCCTGTTCGGAATCGGCTGGACGACCATGCTGGGCTATTGCACCAGCGTCTTCGCCTATCAAGCAGGCACCTTCGCTCGCCATCCGCAAAGTTCCATGCTCTGGATGATCTCAATGGTCGCGGTCGTCGCGGTCGTCGTTGCCCTGCTGCATATTATCAGCCGCAACACGCCGCAAGGTCCGGGCAAACTGGCAAGGAGTTCGGTATGA